A genomic window from Bacillota bacterium includes:
- a CDS encoding MFS transporter, with amino-acid sequence MGRGFWMLVAGRFLSALGDGFFFPFLALYLARVHHLPPSQVGAAMSVAAAGSLLGRLPGGYLADRLGFKPVAVAGLLGA; translated from the coding sequence ATCGGGCGAGGATTCTGGATGCTGGTGGCGGGGCGCTTCCTGAGCGCCCTGGGCGACGGGTTCTTCTTCCCCTTCCTGGCGCTCTACCTGGCGCGCGTCCACCACCTGCCGCCCTCCCAGGTGGGGGCGGCCATGAGCGTGGCGGCGGCCGGCTCGCTCCTGGGCCGGCTGCCGGGCGGCTACCTGGCCGACCGCCTGGGCTTCAAGCCGGTGGCCGTCGCCGGCCTGCTGGGCGCC